From the genome of Candidatus Competibacteraceae bacterium:
CCCTCTCGCCGGCCGCTGGCGCTTCGAGCGCGCATCCCAGCCTGGTCACCAAAGATACCCTCCACTCCCGACCCGCGCCGCGGTTTCGGGGCTTTTCAAGCGACACTCGTGTCATTACCCACCCCTGAAGGAGTACAAACATGAAACAACCTGTCCGCGTCGTCATCACCGGTGCTGCTGGCAACATCGGTTATGCCATGGCCTTCCGGATTGCTTCGGGCAGCATGCTGGGTCCCGATCAGCCGGTGATCCTGCAGTTGCTGGAAATCACCCCGGCGCTGCAAGCCTTGCAGGGCGTGGTGATGGAACTGAACGACTGCGCCTTCCCACTGCTGGCCAACGTGGTTGCCACCGACGACCTGAAGACCGCTTTCACCGACGCCAATTTCGCCATGCTGGTCGGTGCCCGGCCGCGCGGCCCCGGCATGGAGCGCAAGGACCTGCTCACCGCCAACGGCGCCATCTTCGGACCGCAAGGCAAGGCGCTGAATGACCATGCCGCGCGCGACGTGCGGGTGTTGGTGGTCGGCAATCCGGCCAATACCAACTCCCTGATCGCCGCCAGCAGCGCGCCTGATCTCAGTCCGCGCCAGTTCCATGCCATGACCCGGCTGGATCATAACCGCGCCCTGAGCCAACTGGCCGAAAAGACCGGTAGCCATGTCAACGACATCAAGAAGATGACCATCTGGGGCAACCACTCCGCGACTCAGTATCCCGACATCGGCCAATGCACCGTCAAGGGCCAGGCGGCAACCTCGCTGGTCGATCAGGGCTGGTACCGCGATACCTTCATCCCCACCGTGCAGCAGCGCGGCGCGGCGATCATCACGGCCCGTGGCGCTTCTTCCGCCGCCTCCGCCGCCTCCTCGGCCATCGATCACATGCGCGATTGGGCGCTGGGCACTCCCGAGGGCGACTGGGTCAGCATGGCGGTCCCCGCCGATGGCTCCTACGGCATCGGCGAAGGCGTGATTTACTCCTATCCCTGCGTCTGCAAGAACGGGGACTACGAGATCGTGCAGGGCTTGCCGATCGATGAGTTCAGCCGCGGCAAGATGGCCGCCACCGAGCAGGAGCTGCGCGAGGAACGCTCCAGCATCGAAGACCTGCTCAGGGCCAAATAAAAGTCGCCTGGGGCCGGTTTCGCGGTATGCGAGGCCGGCCACCGGAAATTTCCTAGCGAGCGACTACACTTTGCAGGGCGATGAAAGCCGCATTTTCAAACCACTGAAAGCAGAGGATACCAACATTATGAATTACGAAGAATTCCACCGCTGGTCCATCGACGACCCCGAAGGCTTCTGGGGCGAACAGGCCCAGTTGATCCATTGGCACAAGCCACCGCAGAAGATCCGGGACTATAGCAAGCCACCGTTTTGCAAATGGTTTGTCGGTGGCGAAACCAACCTCTGCTACAACGCGGTGGACCGGCATCTGGCCGATCGCGCCGATCAGAATGCCTTGATCTACATCTCGACGGAAACCAACGAGACCGTCATCTACAGCTACGCCGAGCTGTACCGTGAAGTGAACCGCTTCGCCGCCGTGCTGCAATCGCTGGGTGTCGGCAAGGGCGACCGGGTCATCATCTACATGCCGATGATTGCCGAAGCCTTGTTCTCCATCCTGGCCTGCGCCCGGATCGGGGCCGTGCATTCGGTGGTGTTCGGCGGTTTCGCCGCCTACAACCTGGCGGTGCGTATCGACGACGCCAAGCCCAAGGTCATGGTCACCTCCGACGCCGGCATGCGCGGCGGCAAGGCCGTGCCCTACAAGCATCTGGTCGATGAGTCCTGCAGTCTGGCCAAATTCCCGCCGGAAAAAGTCGTGATCTGCAACCGGGGTCTGGACAAGGGTCTGACGCTGGTCGAAGGCCGCGATCTGGATTACGCGACGCTGCGCGCCCAGTACATGGACGCCGAGGTGCCGATCACCTGGCTGGAGTCGAACGAGCCGAGCTACATTCTCTACACCTCCGGCACCACCGGTATTCCCAAGGGCGTGCAGCGCGATGTCGGCGGTTACGCGGTGGCGCTGGCCTCGACCATGAAGCACATCTACCACATCAACCCAGGCGAGACGCTGTTCGCCACCTCCGACATCGGCTGGGTGGTGGGGCACTCCTATATCGTCTACGGTCCGTTGATCAACGGTTCGCCGACCATCTTCTACGAGGGGTTGCCGATTCGGCCGGACCCGGGCATCTGGTGGAAGATCGTCAACGAATACCAGGTGCGGACCATGTTCTCGTCGCCGACGGCGGTGCGCGTCCTGAAGTCGCAGGATCAGAAGTACATGACGGAGCACGACGTCTCCTGCCTGCGTTACCTGTTCCTGGCCGGCGAGCCGCTGGACGAGCCGACTTCGCGCTGGATCAGCGACGCGCTGAAGATTCCGGTCATCGATCATTACTGGCAGACCGAGACCGGCTGGCCGATGCTGTCCTACCTGCCGGGCGTGGATCTCAAGCCCAATCGCTTCGGCTCACCCGGATTCCCGGTGTACGGCTACGACATTCGGGTGATCGACGAAGGCACCGGCGACGAAGTGCCGCGGGGCGAAAAAGGCGTGCTGGTCGTGGAGCCGCCCTTACCGCCGGGCTGCCTGAGCACGGTGTGGGGCGACGACAAGCGCTTCGTGCAGAGCTACTTCTCCAGCTTCAAAACGCCGCTGTACACATCCTCCGACTGGGCAGTGCGCGATGAGGATGGCTACTTCTTCATCCTGGGCCGCACCGACGACGTGATCAACGTTGCCGGCCATCGCTTGGGCACCCGCGAAATCGAGGAAGCCATCCAGGCCCATGCGGCAGTGGCCGAGGTGGCGGTG
Proteins encoded in this window:
- a CDS encoding malate dehydrogenase; translated protein: MKQPVRVVITGAAGNIGYAMAFRIASGSMLGPDQPVILQLLEITPALQALQGVVMELNDCAFPLLANVVATDDLKTAFTDANFAMLVGARPRGPGMERKDLLTANGAIFGPQGKALNDHAARDVRVLVVGNPANTNSLIAASSAPDLSPRQFHAMTRLDHNRALSQLAEKTGSHVNDIKKMTIWGNHSATQYPDIGQCTVKGQAATSLVDQGWYRDTFIPTVQQRGAAIITARGASSAASAASSAIDHMRDWALGTPEGDWVSMAVPADGSYGIGEGVIYSYPCVCKNGDYEIVQGLPIDEFSRGKMAATEQELREERSSIEDLLRAK
- a CDS encoding propionate--CoA ligase; its protein translation is MNYEEFHRWSIDDPEGFWGEQAQLIHWHKPPQKIRDYSKPPFCKWFVGGETNLCYNAVDRHLADRADQNALIYISTETNETVIYSYAELYREVNRFAAVLQSLGVGKGDRVIIYMPMIAEALFSILACARIGAVHSVVFGGFAAYNLAVRIDDAKPKVMVTSDAGMRGGKAVPYKHLVDESCSLAKFPPEKVVICNRGLDKGLTLVEGRDLDYATLRAQYMDAEVPITWLESNEPSYILYTSGTTGIPKGVQRDVGGYAVALASTMKHIYHINPGETLFATSDIGWVVGHSYIVYGPLINGSPTIFYEGLPIRPDPGIWWKIVNEYQVRTMFSSPTAVRVLKSQDQKYMTEHDVSCLRYLFLAGEPLDEPTSRWISDALKIPVIDHYWQTETGWPMLSYLPGVDLKPNRFGSPGFPVYGYDIRVIDEGTGDEVPRGEKGVLVVEPPLPPGCLSTVWGDDKRFVQSYFSSFKTPLYTSSDWAVRDEDGYFFILGRTDDVINVAGHRLGTREIEEAIQAHAAVAEVAVIGVADKVKGQVPVGFCRLKDPTQLDAAGATEKMQKEIIAKVQELLGAVAKPHSIHFVSSLPKTRSGKLLRRSIQALAEGRDPGDLSTLDDPNSLEEVRRAIGQH